The nucleotide sequence ATTAGTTTTTACAACACTATGCGCAATAGCTGCAGAACCTACACCGGCCTCGTTAGAGAATGCTGCTCTTTGGAATCCTACAATAAGCACACCTATTACACCTCCTTTTAATGCAGAAGGGCTAAATGCACCATCCCAAATTGCATTAAATGCAGGCCCTATATTTTCTATATTAATTCCGATTACAACAAATGCACCTAAAATATACACTCCTGCCATTACTGGAACAATCTTACCGGTTACGTTGGCAATACTGTTAATACCACCAATAATTACGATACCCACAAGTACAGCTAAGATAATCCCGAACCAAAATCCATTACCTTCTAACATAGGAAATTGTCCCGATAAAATTTCAAAGGATTGGTTAGCCTGGAACATGTTACCTCCACCAAAAGAAGCACCAACACCTAATATTGCAAAGAATCCGGCTAAAAATTTACCAAAACTCTTCATATTACGCTTTTCCAAACCGTAACGCAGGTAATTCATAGGTCCTCCAAAAACTCGGCCTTCAGAATTAATATGTCTATATTTTACTCCCAGCGTACATTCCACAAATTTTGAAGACATCCCAAGTAAACCTGCAATAATCATCCAAAAAGTAGCTCCTGCTCCACCAAGTGAAACTGCTACCGCTACACCGGCAATATTTCCAAGACCAACCGTAGCAGAAACTGCAGTTGCCAATGCCTGGAAATGCGTAATTGTACCAGGAGCATCAGGATCATCATATTTACCACTCGCTAATTGAAATGAGTGTTTAAATCCTCTAATATTGATAAAGCCCATTCTAATGGTAAAGAATAAAGCTCCAAAAACTAACCATATTACAATAAAAGGAATTGGATGCGTTTGAGGATCACCATTTGGATGCGTTAAGATAACCGGCTCATCATATTCGATTTGCGCTAAGAAATGCGCTCCAGTTTCAATTAAATCTTCTGTTCTTTGATAATCATAAATTGTTCCGCCTTCTTTAACCAAATACTTCAGGTTACCAGATGCGCTGGCGTATACTGGTCTCTCAGGATTATTAGTTGAAGTCACCACGGCAATTTGATCGCCTTTCTCTACATGAGTTCCTTCTTCTACCAGCCAATTTTTCAAAACAAATTTATCCTGAACTTCGGCTGTCCAACCCGGAGTTTCAACATTTTTGGAATCTGCGTAAACAATAGGATCGTATACTCCTATAGCTGCAAAAGGATCCCAAAAAAGAACAGCGGTTAAACCTTGAACCGCTGGAGTAAAAACGCCATTAAAATTTTCTGTAATTGCCTCTGCTTGAACTTTCGCCTCAACAGTTTTAGAATTACCATTACTATCCTGAACAACTACCATATAAGGAACACCTTCGGTAAGTCCTTCAGCTTTCGAGGAACTTAATGGAGTGTCTTTATCAGACCACTTGTATGTGTAAGGTGGAGTTCCTCCAGTTACTTCAACGTCTATAAAACCGTCGTTAATTTTATTTGAGGGGTTCCCGACTTTGGTATTTACTTCCAGCTCTTGCGCCTGAAGTAGTGCTATGGGGAGTAGCAATAACATTGAAAGTAAGTACTTTCTCATATTAAGATTAGTGTTTAGTTTAGATTTAAATTTCCGCCCAGCAAGATGCTAAAAAATTAGGCTATTTCAAATTTTAAGTCGTTAAAATGTCAAGGTTTTGTTAATGAAACTTCAAATAATCATCAACACACCCCGTAATTTAATGGGGAAACATATTAAAGATCGAAAACCGAAGTACGCTTGGTATACACTAGATCTTTAAGCCTTAACCAGAACGCAAGTGTTAAGTAAACTGCAAAACCTATCCCGAAGGTAAAAAAGGTTACATATATAAAAAACAGCCTAACACTTTTTGCCCGCATGCCAATTTTATCGGCTAAACGAGAGGAAACGTAAAATCCATTACGTTCTAGATAATATCGCAAATTGTAAATATTCTTCATCACACCCCAAATATAACTAATATTTACCTTTTATAAACTTTGCTCCTAAAGCACATTTTAAACATCGATTAGGATCGCAATAATTCTTTTTAAGCTGAAGCAATGATTGAGAATGCATCGCATTTTTAAAGATTCTTGGTTTTAAAGTCTGAAAATTCTGAACAGTCGTGTTTTTCTCTAAGCTTACCTCAGCAATAAGGTCCAGATAATACTCATTTTCAGTTAAGCGATTTTTCGAAAAAGCATATAGAAGTGGGACTATGGTATTAATGATTAGTAAATCGATAAAATTTTTAGATAGCTTTTTATTTCTAGGCTTGTGATTACTGCGGAAGTTATAGTGAGTTTTCCAAAACTCAGGAACATCAATAGAAAAAATAGTATAAATTTCTTGTTTCGTTTTTGCTTTAATTACAGCTGAAAAAAGTGAACTGGTTTCGACCAAAACTGACGCCAATTGTACAAGACGTATCGTTGGAAAATTATCTGGTCGAAGCCTAGAAAATACCGGGCTAGTTTCTATAGCATTCCCTAAACTGAATTTCTTCTGAAGATATAAATATTCATTCTTTAAGCGATGAAAATAATCTGATTCGAAATTATCTTCGAGCAAACCCGCATGTCCAAGCAAAACTGCTTCTAACTGAAATTGATCTTTCGAAAGTTTTCTAATAACTTCAAAATCGATAGTATTTGCTAGATTTAGAAATGCGTCTCCGTTTCTATTTAATCCAAAATTTTTAGCTAATAATTTAAATAAAACCGCTTCCCAATCGTTATTGCTTTGGTTAAGCAATTCAGTAATCAAACTATTCTTCGTTTCCAGACGTTCAAAATACAAACGTGTTAACCAGGACTCCACATCAAAATCGTTGAAATTAGGAAAAAACTGTTCGCAATTTATCCAATCTTTATCTGAAGTAAATAGTCTATAATAATTATGCTGAATCTCGGGATAAACGATATTTTTAAGTTCAAGCGTTGGTAAAATAGATTCATCTTTTCTATAAATATCGGCATCATGTTCCCAAACCACATGAAGAATCACATTATCGTATGCCGAATCGATTTCGTGCTGATGTAGGTACCAATCTGAAGATCTTAAGTGAATTTCTACATTTCCCGCCCAAACCTGAGTATCAACTTTTAGTTTAGCAGCGAAAAAATCGGGACCGCTATCAAGATTATGCGTTCCGGGATGATAAATTTCTAAAAATTCACCATTTACAGTTTCAAGTGGAGACTGATCGAATTTCTGAAATTGCCAGATATAATGTAGAAAATCTTCCTTCACCTCTTAAAGTTAAGAAAGAATTACATAAATCACTAATCTTCAGAATTATGAAAAAGTATATTATTCCTGAGGTAATTTTTCTACAACATTCAAGATAAAATCTTCCACCCAAATTTTGTACATAAGTGCGCTGGGATGTAAATCATCATCAGCGACCAAATCAGGATTATCTTCGGCTCTTCTAGAAATAGGAGTAATATTATAAAAGCTCACATTAAAATCTTGGGCAACACGTTTAAAAACTTCATTAAAAGCATCAATATCTCGTCCAATCTCATCTTTATGCGCCGCACCAAATGGCGTAAACCCATAATCGGGAATACTCACTGCAAAAACTCCGGCTTCCATTGTTTTAGAATGATTGATCGCTTTTCGAAAAATTTCTCTTAGTTCTTCTTCGTACTCTGTTATGGGCTTATTCTGATATTGATTATTAACACCAATAAGAATAGAAACAAGATCGAAATCGCGCTGCACATTTAATTCAGAATTAATTCCGGCAATTAAATCGGCTGTTGTCCAACCCGTCTTCGCTATAATCTTAGGTGCAGCCATTGCATACCCGCGATCTTTTAATTGTTCGCTTAGCTGAACCGGCCATCGCTGCGAAGCATCCACGCTTTCCCCAATCGTATAAGAATCACCCAAAGCCAGGTAACTATATTTTGGCTCATCCTTTGCTGCCTCCGGAGAATTGTCACGCTCCTGGTTGACACTTCTACCCGAACTACATGAAATATTGAATGCCATGAAGATCACTATTGAAAATAGGTAAAAAATTCTCATATTCTTGGTTTTATTACTCAAAGGTATTATTGAAAAATTAGATATTGAAAAGCATTTAGTTGAAATGAACTATGCAGTAAAAATAAACATTTCAGAAGCTTTGCTACTTAAAGATTTTCTTAAAACATCAGCAGACGATCCAACTCTTTCGAATTCCCGAGTAAAATGAAGCCAAAATTTAGGATAGAAGTTTTTTCTTCCTCGAAATGTCTTTCGCGAGACCATGAAATAGCCTTGAATTTTTGAAATGCTTTATACCAGATATAACGGAAGCCATAAGGTTATTATGGCTTCCAAAAGATAGAATAATCTACCTAGCTATTATTTAATTAAAAATAAGATGCAATTAATCTGCATTTTCATATTTCGGGTTGATGAAGATTTCACCATTTTTCAAACGCTTCAGATAATCTTTTAGATCTTCTCTGATTTCCGAAGACATAATATAAAGACCGATAATATTAGGGAAAGACATCGCTAAAATCATCATATCAGAAAAGCTAAGTACCGCACCTAAACTTACTGAAGCTCCTATAATCACGAATATTAAAAACAATACTTTGTAGATAATTTCAGATTTTTTACTTCTTCCAAAAAGGTAAGTCCAAGAACGCATTCCGTAGTAAGACCATGATACCATCGTTGAAAAAGCAAAAAGAAATACTGCAAAAGCAAGCACTGCAGGAAACCAAGAGATTACGCTACCAAATGCATCGGCAGTTAATTCTACGCCTCCCATGCCATCAACTTCGTGCATTCCTGTAAAAATCAACACTAACGCAGTCATTGTACAAACCACCATAGTATCGATAAAAGGCTCTACTAAAGATGTGTATCCATCTGCAATAGGATTTTTTGTTTTCGAAGCACTATGCGCAATAGCTGCTGAACCAACACCTGCTTCACTAGAAAATGCTGCTCTTTGAAGACCAACAATTAAAACACCTATAAATCCACCTTTTAGCGCACTTGCAGAAAAAGCACCTTCGAATATTGCGTGAAATGCATTTCCTATATTTTCAATATTGGTTCCTATTACTACAAGACAACCCAATACATAAACTAATGCCATAAATGGCACTACTTTCCCGGTTACTTTAGCGATACTTTTTATTCCGCCAAGAATTACAATTCCTACCAAAACCGCGAAACCAATTCCGAAAAAGAATCCGTTACCTTCTAAAAATGGAAGCTGATCTGAAACAATTTTAAAAGCCTGATTAGACTGAATCATATTTCCACCACCAAAAGAGGCTCCAACTCCTAAAATCGCAAATAAAATAGCAAGACCTTTACCAAGACCTTTCATGTTTCTTTTTTCAAGTCCGTAACGAAGGTAATTCATTGGTCCACCAAAAATTCTTCCTTCATCATTAATGTGTCTGTATTTTACTCCCAAAGTACATTCCACAAACTTTAAAGACATCGCGAAGAAACCTGCAATAAACATCCAAAATGTAGCTCCTGCTCCACCTAGAGAAATTGCAACCGCTACACCGGCAATATTACCCAGTCCTACAGTAGCAGACACCGCCGTGGTCATCGCCTCAAAATGGCGAATTCTACCAGGGGCATCTGGATTATCATATTTTCCTTTCGCTAATTCTATAGAATGAGAAAATCCTCTAACATTGATAAATCCAAGACGAAACGTAAAGAAGATACTTCCTAAAATAAGCCAGATTACTATAAAAGGAATACTATTCTTTTTCACATCACCATTAGGATGCAACACCGGCTGTGGCGAATCGTAAGTGATCTTTGCTACCTGATGCGCATTTTGTTTGATCACATCGGTTTTATCTTCAGGATTAAAAACAACGGCTCCTTCTTTTACTACATGATTAAGAGTTCCTCCTGCAGGTGCATAAACGGGAACTTCTTTTTCATTACCTTTCTGAACCACTGCTATTTTATCCCCTTCTTTTATTTTGTTTCCTTCCGGAGCCACCCAACTCTTAAGGGTATATTTCTGTTCGGTTTTTGCATCGAAATCGGGAATTAATACAGGTCGGTCTTCCGTATAAACAACAGGATCATATAAACCCATAGGCTCAAAGGGATCCCAGAATAATATACTTTCCAAGAAGTCTACTGCGGGTTGTACACGGCTATTTACCTTTTCAGCAATTGCCTCAGCTTCTACCTTAAACGTTTTTTTCACCTCGTTACCGTCAGCATCTGTCACTACAACTTGCTGTTCGCGACCTTCGATAAAGCCTGTAGCCTTACTTGCATCTAAAGGAGTATCTTTTTGGCTCCATTTATATTCGTAAGGAGGCGTTCCTCCCTGTACTTTCACAACTGCTTCGGCATCATTAATTTCCTGCGATGGATTACTGGTAGCAACCGTGACCTGGAAATTCGAATCTTCCTGCGCTAACAAAGTGGCACAGCAGCACTGAAAAAATACGAGAAAGACGATGTAATTTCTTATCATAAGTATAGTATTAAATTTATAGTCTTGTATATTATTGGCCTTAGGCTAACGAAAAGAATGGTAGAAACCAAATAATTATAGTTAACATCAAAAATGTTATATAAAATCGTGGGCTTTCATCCATTCATCATTGAACATTTTTCCTACATATCGACTTCCGTGATCGTGGAATAAAACCACTACAACATCATCTTTTGTAAAATGTTTTTTTAATTGTAACAATCCTTTAGCTGCTGCACCGGCAGAATTCCCCAAGAAAAAACCTTCTTCCTTAGCTAATCTCCTTGTGAAAATAGCAGCATCTTTATCTGAAACTTTCGTAAAACCGTCTATAACGCTAAAGTCTACATTTTTGGGTAAAATATCTTCCCCGATGCCTTCGGTTACATAAGGATATATTTCCTTTTCGTCAAATTCCCCAGTTTCGTGATACTTTTTAAAGACCGAACCATAAGTATCGATTCCCCAAACTTTAATGTTCGGGTTTTGTTCTTTAAGATATTTTCCTACACCAGAAATGGTGCCTCCTGTACCTACACCAACTACAAAGTGAGTTACTTTACCATCAGTCTGTTCCCAAATTTCAGGACCTGTGCTTTCGTAGTGCGCCTTTGTATTCGCTAAATTGTCGTATTGATTTACATACCATGAATTTGGCGTTTCCTGAGCCATTCTTTTTGCTAC is from Zunongwangia endophytica and encodes:
- a CDS encoding PLP-dependent cysteine synthase family protein; protein product: MKYAENILETIGNTPLVKMNKLTKEIDALVLAKYETFNPGNSVKDRMAIKMVEEAEAQGLIKPGGTIIEGTSGNTGMGLALAAIVKGYKMVCVLSDKQSKEKIDILKAVGSEVIVCPTDVAPDDPQSYYSVAKRMAQETPNSWYVNQYDNLANTKAHYESTGPEIWEQTDGKVTHFVVGVGTGGTISGVGKYLKEQNPNIKVWGIDTYGSVFKKYHETGEFDEKEIYPYVTEGIGEDILPKNVDFSVIDGFTKVSDKDAAIFTRRLAKEEGFFLGNSAGAAAKGLLQLKKHFTKDDVVVVLFHDHGSRYVGKMFNDEWMKAHDFI
- a CDS encoding SGNH/GDSL hydrolase family protein, giving the protein MRIFYLFSIVIFMAFNISCSSGRSVNQERDNSPEAAKDEPKYSYLALGDSYTIGESVDASQRWPVQLSEQLKDRGYAMAAPKIIAKTGWTTADLIAGINSELNVQRDFDLVSILIGVNNQYQNKPITEYEEELREIFRKAINHSKTMEAGVFAVSIPDYGFTPFGAAHKDEIGRDIDAFNEVFKRVAQDFNVSFYNITPISRRAEDNPDLVADDDLHPSALMYKIWVEDFILNVVEKLPQE
- a CDS encoding amino acid carrier protein, producing the protein MIRNYIVFLVFFQCCCATLLAQEDSNFQVTVATSNPSQEINDAEAVVKVQGGTPPYEYKWSQKDTPLDASKATGFIEGREQQVVVTDADGNEVKKTFKVEAEAIAEKVNSRVQPAVDFLESILFWDPFEPMGLYDPVVYTEDRPVLIPDFDAKTEQKYTLKSWVAPEGNKIKEGDKIAVVQKGNEKEVPVYAPAGGTLNHVVKEGAVVFNPEDKTDVIKQNAHQVAKITYDSPQPVLHPNGDVKKNSIPFIVIWLILGSIFFTFRLGFINVRGFSHSIELAKGKYDNPDAPGRIRHFEAMTTAVSATVGLGNIAGVAVAISLGGAGATFWMFIAGFFAMSLKFVECTLGVKYRHINDEGRIFGGPMNYLRYGLEKRNMKGLGKGLAILFAILGVGASFGGGNMIQSNQAFKIVSDQLPFLEGNGFFFGIGFAVLVGIVILGGIKSIAKVTGKVVPFMALVYVLGCLVVIGTNIENIGNAFHAIFEGAFSASALKGGFIGVLIVGLQRAAFSSEAGVGSAAIAHSASKTKNPIADGYTSLVEPFIDTMVVCTMTALVLIFTGMHEVDGMGGVELTADAFGSVISWFPAVLAFAVFLFAFSTMVSWSYYGMRSWTYLFGRSKKSEIIYKVLFLIFVIIGASVSLGAVLSFSDMMILAMSFPNIIGLYIMSSEIREDLKDYLKRLKNGEIFINPKYENAD
- a CDS encoding DUF2851 family protein, producing the protein MKEDFLHYIWQFQKFDQSPLETVNGEFLEIYHPGTHNLDSGPDFFAAKLKVDTQVWAGNVEIHLRSSDWYLHQHEIDSAYDNVILHVVWEHDADIYRKDESILPTLELKNIVYPEIQHNYYRLFTSDKDWINCEQFFPNFNDFDVESWLTRLYFERLETKNSLITELLNQSNNDWEAVLFKLLAKNFGLNRNGDAFLNLANTIDFEVIRKLSKDQFQLEAVLLGHAGLLEDNFESDYFHRLKNEYLYLQKKFSLGNAIETSPVFSRLRPDNFPTIRLVQLASVLVETSSLFSAVIKAKTKQEIYTIFSIDVPEFWKTHYNFRSNHKPRNKKLSKNFIDLLIINTIVPLLYAFSKNRLTENEYYLDLIAEVSLEKNTTVQNFQTLKPRIFKNAMHSQSLLQLKKNYCDPNRCLKCALGAKFIKGKY
- a CDS encoding amino acid carrier protein; translation: MRKYLLSMLLLLPIALLQAQELEVNTKVGNPSNKINDGFIDVEVTGGTPPYTYKWSDKDTPLSSSKAEGLTEGVPYMVVVQDSNGNSKTVEAKVQAEAITENFNGVFTPAVQGLTAVLFWDPFAAIGVYDPIVYADSKNVETPGWTAEVQDKFVLKNWLVEEGTHVEKGDQIAVVTSTNNPERPVYASASGNLKYLVKEGGTIYDYQRTEDLIETGAHFLAQIEYDEPVILTHPNGDPQTHPIPFIVIWLVFGALFFTIRMGFINIRGFKHSFQLASGKYDDPDAPGTITHFQALATAVSATVGLGNIAGVAVAVSLGGAGATFWMIIAGLLGMSSKFVECTLGVKYRHINSEGRVFGGPMNYLRYGLEKRNMKSFGKFLAGFFAILGVGASFGGGNMFQANQSFEILSGQFPMLEGNGFWFGIILAVLVGIVIIGGINSIANVTGKIVPVMAGVYILGAFVVIGINIENIGPAFNAIWDGAFSPSALKGGVIGVLIVGFQRAAFSNEAGVGSAAIAHSVVKTNNPPSEGFVALLEPFIDTVVVCTLTALVLIFTGMHEVEGVGGTQLTSDAFASVIDWFPYVLSVAVFLFAFSTMISWSYYGMRAWTFLFGKSTKSELIYKVFFLVFVVIGASISLGAVLDFSDMMILSMSFPNIIGLYIMSGEVREDLREYFRKLKAGELFTKDGKPKTTMQ
- a CDS encoding PspC domain-containing protein, translated to MKNIYNLRYYLERNGFYVSSRLADKIGMRAKSVRLFFIYVTFFTFGIGFAVYLTLAFWLRLKDLVYTKRTSVFDL